A genomic stretch from Orcinus orca chromosome 14, mOrcOrc1.1, whole genome shotgun sequence includes:
- the CHST15 gene encoding carbohydrate sulfotransferase 15: MRHCINCCIQLLPDEAHTQQVSCRGGPHHSRRECPMCKGENKIVFRVDGKQMNLLAVLEVRAEGNESWSGFLRFKKGKRCSLVFGLIIMTLVMASYILSGVHQELLISSPFHYGALPSNPSLMDGENPSDTKEHHHQPSVNNISYVKDDPSIKLIISSITARIEFTTRQLPDVEDLKKQELHMFSVIPHKFLPNSKSPCWYEEFTGRNTTDPYLTNSYVLYSKRFRSTFDALRKAFWGHLSHAHGKHFRLRCLPHFYIIGQPKCGTTDLYDRLRLHPEVKFSAIKEPHWWTRKRFGIVRLRDGLRDRYPVEDYLDLFDLAAHQIHQGLQASSAKEQSKMNRIIIGEASASTMWDNNAWTFFYDNSTDGEPPFLTQDFIHAFQPDAKLIVMLRDPVERLYSDYLYFASSNKSADDFHEKVTEALQLFETCVLGYSLRACVYNNTLNNAMPVRLQVGLYAVYLLDWLTVFNKEQFLILRLEDHASNVKHTMHRVFQFLSLGPLSEKQEALMTKSPASNVRRPEDRNLGPMWPVTQRLLRDFYGPFNARLAQVLADEAFLWKKT, encoded by the exons ATGAGGCACTGCATTAATTGCTGCATCCAGCTGTTGCCCGACGAAGCACACACACAGCAGGTCAGCTGCCGAGGAGGCCCCCATCACAGTCGCCGGGAGTGCCCCATgtgcaaaggagaaaacaaaattgtGTTTCGAGTGGACGGTAAGCAGATGAACTTGCTTGCCGTTCTCGAAGTGAGGGCTGAAGGGAATGAGAGCTGGAGTGGGTTTCTGCGCTTCAAGAAGGGGAAGCGATGCAGCCTCGTTTTTGGATTGATAATAATGACGTTGGTGATGGCTTCTTACATCCTTTCTGGGGTCCACCAAGAGCTTCTGATCTCATCACCTTTCCATTACGGAGCCCTCCCCAGCAATCCCAGCTTGATGGATGGTGAAAATCCGAGTGACACAAAAGAGCATCATCACCAACCCTCTGTAAATAATATTTCGTACGTGAAGGACGATCCAAGCATTAAATTAATTATCAGCAGCATCACAGCCAGGATTGAGTTCACAACCAGACAGCTCCCAGACGTGGAAGATCTCAAGAAGCAGGAATTGCAC ATGTTTTCCGTCATCCCGCACAAATTCCTCCCCAACAGTAAGAGCCCCTGTTGGTATGAGGAGTTCACGGGGAGGAACACCACCGACCCCTATCTGACCAACTCCTACGTGCTCTACTCCAAGCGCTTCCGCTCCACCTTCGACGCCCTGCGCAAGGCCTTCTGGGGCCACCTGTCCCACGCGCACGGCAAGCACTTCCGCCTCCGCTGCCTGCCGCACTTCTACATCATCGGGCAGCCCAAGTGCGGCACCACTGACCTCTACGACCGCCTGCGGCTGCACCCGGAAGTGAAGTTCTCCGCCATCAAGGAGCCGCACTGGTGGACCCGGAAGCGCTTCG GAATCGTCCGCCTGAGAGATGGTCTGCGGGACCGCTATCCCGTGGAAGATTATCTGGACCTCTTTGACCTGGCTGCACACCAGATTCATCAAGGACTGCAGGCCAGCTCTGCAAAGGAACAGAGCAAGATGAATAGAATCATTATCG GGGAGGCCAGCGCCTCCACCATGTGGGATAACAACGCCTGGACGTTCTTCTACGACAACAGCACGGATGGCGAGCCCCCCTTTCTGACCCAGGACTTCATCCACGCCTTTCAGCCAGACGCGAAACTGATCGTCATGCTGAGGGACCCTGTGGAGAG GTTGTACTCAGACTATCTCTACTTTGCAAGTTCGAATAAATCTGCAGATGACTTCCATGAGAAAGTGACAGAAGCGCTGCAGCTGTTTGAAACTTGCGTGCTGGGTTATTCACTGCGCGCCTGTGTCTACAACAACACTCTTAACAACGCCATGCCT GTGAGGCTGCAGGTCGGGCTGTACGCCGTGTACCTTCTGGACTGGCTCACGGTCTTTAATAAAGAACAGTTCCTCATTCTCCGCCTGGAAGACCACGCCTCTAACGTCAAGCACACCATGCACAGGGTCTTCCAGTTTCTCAGCCTCG GGCCCTTAAGTGAGAAACAAGAGGCCTTGATGACCAAGAGCCCCGCATCCAATGTGCGGCGTCCCGAGGACCGGAACCTGGGGCCCATGTGGCCGGTCACACAGAGGCTCCTGCGGGACTTCTACGGGCCTTTTAACGCCCGGCTGGCGCAGGTCCTCGCCGACGAGGCCTTCCTGTGGAAGAAGACGTGA